In Microbacterium galbinum, a single window of DNA contains:
- a CDS encoding carbohydrate ABC transporter permease, giving the protein MATPTLEAPQTAPPALPPRRRRDSGAISRFIERNGAYLFLFPAIAYLAIFTVFPLIRGVLLSFTATKLVNPSGGRPVGLENYDYLLSSDKFWTSVATTLLYTLFTVVFSVAIGTAGALLLNTAFKGRGIIRAIATIPWAVPTVAAALIFVWIYNNEQGILNRTTSALGLGEHGWLVDPQYGLFAVTLATVWKLTPLVMLVMLSALQSVPHELREATWVDGATRFQSFRAVTLPHIMPTIRVITLLMTIWSIRRFEIIFLITGGGPLDVTNTLVVNVYRTAFQDQNLGRAAAIGALGLVLSLLVTVVYFIVEQIQERQESQR; this is encoded by the coding sequence ATGGCCACCCCCACGCTCGAGGCGCCGCAGACCGCGCCCCCTGCCTTGCCGCCGAGGCGTCGCCGCGACAGCGGTGCGATCTCACGCTTCATCGAGCGCAACGGCGCCTACCTCTTCCTCTTCCCGGCGATCGCCTACCTGGCGATCTTCACGGTCTTCCCCCTGATCCGCGGCGTGCTGCTGTCGTTCACGGCCACCAAGCTCGTGAACCCCTCGGGTGGGCGCCCGGTCGGTCTCGAGAACTACGACTACCTGCTCTCGAGCGACAAGTTCTGGACCTCGGTCGCCACGACCCTCCTCTACACGCTCTTCACCGTCGTGTTCTCGGTGGCTATCGGCACCGCCGGCGCCCTGCTGCTCAACACCGCGTTCAAGGGCCGGGGCATCATCCGCGCGATCGCGACGATCCCGTGGGCCGTGCCCACCGTCGCCGCCGCCCTCATCTTCGTGTGGATCTACAACAACGAGCAGGGCATCCTGAACCGCACCACCAGCGCACTGGGGCTCGGAGAGCACGGCTGGCTCGTCGATCCGCAGTACGGGCTCTTCGCCGTCACGCTCGCGACGGTCTGGAAGCTCACCCCGCTCGTCATGCTCGTGATGCTCAGCGCCCTGCAGAGCGTGCCGCACGAGCTGCGCGAGGCGACCTGGGTCGACGGCGCGACGCGCTTCCAGTCGTTCCGCGCCGTCACCCTCCCGCACATCATGCCGACCATCCGCGTCATCACGCTGCTCATGACGATCTGGTCGATCCGGCGCTTCGAGATCATCTTCCTCATCACCGGCGGCGGACCGCTCGACGTCACCAACACGCTCGTGGTGAACGTCTACCGCACCGCCTTCCAGGACCAGAACCTCGGGCGGGCCGCCGCGATCGGCGCCCTCGGCCTCGTGCTCTCGCTGCTGGTCACGGTCGTCTACTTCATCGTCGAGCAGATCCAGGAACGTCAGGAGAGCCAGCGATGA